From one Bacteroides intestinalis DSM 17393 genomic stretch:
- a CDS encoding heparinase II/III domain-containing protein, giving the protein MKNKRDLFKIACAVLFLWVGVAGKSWAQETKKNYWNLRTQLMPLRLPPPPSGYKPEYLDLNRDGKPDAIKSVTHNDIPILWLDDDGNMKEGDLEGDMVNDCLLIDRNKDGIYGGQGDLIIDWVDTDGDGKADMQIVVEYPKERTGEVWPNGHYMIMLDLDHDNVFNYINWNNFTLQCWDRSGLSDFYEDYSGQSAFMKIHTSTYDMKDLRLNWENPFLFYDPDKDNRTEMAIRLLDSPKIHDPNASSNSYVNRQVEGRVDWVSLAVDIDNDNTTGNEFDFDFTIGFQGEGFDYMDQVHPIKNLRGMPEADKFFMDPRYRQLTELIYPDHDSAQELIFQRGKWNRINFVYDEDDDCSRWERVEFYDPKDPFKVGWNKGGIDNNKQSDAAGDRGEWDMDNSGNAQLYISHFDGRLHLYGAETGVWRIDQNAEYFQGWDRMWMDFRDPKRFATVLYSDRDNNGFFDHIEYDLDGDTKMETVIDFKELGIDDTCEVIDISKFTYNDYVALGKRMSEGIWKNAGQAIQVARQYGVEPLWYAKWMQASTTREKYNRGYWLQFYLYKDLENLFVRQGDEAKLRLLNQAYYSGDWSIIAKKGNEGFYFFSDEDVAAIRSSAKTQWGKKIIADLEQKVKERRKHSLEVPKEEGGHFHDYFCPVHNLQFTFRWDKPLAQYCSACDKEWIGNNRYDWAWIYEVHMLNRDYMYQCMYLYLATGKRQYADYIRTMLLDYAGKYAGWFEHNSGRKATDQHSGKAFAQSLDEANWATKVAMAYMAIKPVLSKEEVKAIEEGYLQPAATLLLHRPAGANWQMWHNSGLAALGIALENDSIVDVAINKDKYGYHYLIGKHKNSDGWINEGSPHYHYYPLEALLFTANAVKCRGIKLFDKDLHDMFVEPVKGTYPDLSFPAHSDGWYGANLLSQSALYEVGNARYNDPFLKRVLELTYAQKKRLDPEALLSNQLIKASEESLLQKSYSFDTSGFCLLRSDTRTVVLKFGGEGIGHGHPDKLSITIHDGKNELVSDFGTSGYGVPDYLKWYKRTLSHNTVTVDAKDQKRSVGKLLKFNPRSDGGYAEAETTTAYPGVRMKRSLDLKGTHLQDVYTCTSDSSHLYEYVILFNEKPLMDGQPTATTLTGSEVHERIHNIFSYPHKSGFTCRTSSASVQFDIPEGEVMEVVLGEASGIPANPTVKDGPGAGDVAVKPCYPLIIRMKGKAMKVEANWNLTRIK; this is encoded by the coding sequence ATGAAAAACAAAAGAGATTTATTTAAAATAGCTTGTGCCGTTCTGTTCCTTTGGGTAGGAGTAGCCGGGAAAAGCTGGGCACAAGAGACAAAGAAGAACTATTGGAACCTACGTACCCAATTGATGCCTCTACGCTTGCCGCCTCCGCCCTCCGGCTATAAACCGGAGTATCTGGACCTGAATAGAGACGGGAAACCGGATGCTATTAAGTCTGTCACCCACAACGATATACCCATCTTGTGGCTGGATGATGACGGCAATATGAAAGAAGGGGACCTGGAAGGTGATATGGTGAATGATTGCCTGTTGATTGACCGCAACAAAGATGGCATTTATGGAGGTCAGGGCGACTTGATTATCGACTGGGTGGATACGGATGGAGACGGGAAGGCGGACATGCAGATTGTTGTAGAGTATCCGAAAGAACGTACGGGAGAAGTATGGCCCAACGGGCATTACATGATTATGCTCGATTTAGATCATGATAATGTTTTCAATTATATTAATTGGAATAACTTTACTCTTCAATGTTGGGATCGTAGCGGTTTGTCCGATTTCTATGAGGACTATAGTGGTCAGTCTGCTTTCATGAAGATACATACTTCTACGTATGATATGAAGGATTTGCGCTTGAATTGGGAGAACCCTTTCCTGTTCTATGATCCGGATAAGGATAATAGGACAGAAATGGCTATCCGTTTATTAGATTCTCCGAAAATTCATGATCCGAATGCCTCCTCTAATAGTTATGTGAACCGTCAGGTAGAAGGACGCGTAGACTGGGTTTCGCTTGCTGTAGACATTGATAATGATAATACTACCGGTAATGAGTTTGACTTTGATTTCACGATTGGTTTCCAGGGAGAAGGATTCGATTATATGGATCAGGTTCACCCCATTAAAAACCTGCGTGGAATGCCGGAGGCTGATAAGTTCTTTATGGATCCTCGCTATCGCCAGTTGACGGAACTGATTTATCCCGACCACGACAGTGCACAGGAACTCATCTTCCAGCGTGGCAAATGGAACCGTATAAACTTTGTATATGATGAAGATGACGATTGCAGCCGTTGGGAACGTGTAGAGTTTTATGATCCTAAGGATCCGTTTAAAGTAGGATGGAATAAAGGGGGAATAGATAATAATAAACAGAGTGATGCCGCTGGTGACCGAGGTGAGTGGGACATGGATAATTCGGGTAATGCTCAACTCTATATCAGTCATTTTGACGGTCGCCTGCACTTGTATGGGGCGGAAACAGGTGTTTGGCGTATCGACCAGAATGCGGAATACTTCCAGGGATGGGATCGTATGTGGATGGACTTCCGTGACCCGAAGCGCTTTGCTACTGTACTTTATAGTGACCGTGACAACAATGGTTTCTTCGATCATATTGAATATGACCTCGATGGTGATACAAAGATGGAGACCGTGATTGACTTTAAAGAACTGGGTATTGACGACACCTGTGAGGTGATTGATATTTCAAAATTTACCTATAATGATTATGTAGCGTTAGGTAAACGGATGTCGGAAGGTATCTGGAAGAATGCCGGACAAGCCATTCAGGTGGCACGCCAATATGGAGTAGAGCCTCTTTGGTATGCTAAATGGATGCAAGCCTCCACTACTCGCGAGAAATATAACCGTGGTTACTGGTTGCAATTCTATTTATATAAGGATTTGGAGAATCTGTTTGTCCGGCAGGGAGATGAGGCGAAACTTCGTTTGTTGAATCAGGCTTATTATTCCGGCGATTGGTCAATTATAGCCAAGAAAGGTAACGAAGGTTTTTATTTCTTCTCTGATGAAGACGTTGCTGCTATTCGCTCATCGGCAAAAACACAGTGGGGAAAGAAAATCATAGCCGATTTGGAACAGAAAGTGAAAGAAAGACGTAAGCATTCGCTGGAAGTACCTAAAGAAGAAGGAGGACATTTTCATGATTACTTCTGTCCCGTACATAATCTGCAATTTACTTTCCGTTGGGATAAGCCTTTGGCACAATATTGCTCGGCTTGCGATAAAGAGTGGATTGGAAACAATCGTTATGACTGGGCGTGGATTTATGAAGTACACATGCTGAACAGAGATTATATGTATCAGTGTATGTACCTTTATCTGGCCACCGGAAAACGACAATATGCTGATTATATCCGTACCATGTTATTGGATTATGCAGGTAAGTATGCCGGTTGGTTCGAGCATAACTCCGGCAGGAAAGCTACGGATCAACATAGTGGAAAAGCATTTGCTCAGAGTCTGGATGAAGCTAACTGGGCTACTAAAGTGGCAATGGCCTATATGGCTATTAAACCTGTTTTGTCGAAAGAGGAGGTCAAAGCGATAGAAGAAGGATATCTGCAACCTGCTGCTACTTTATTGTTGCATCGTCCGGCCGGAGCTAACTGGCAGATGTGGCATAATAGTGGATTGGCTGCCTTAGGCATTGCTTTGGAAAATGATTCTATTGTCGATGTAGCAATCAATAAGGATAAGTATGGCTACCATTACCTGATTGGAAAACATAAAAATAGCGACGGCTGGATAAACGAGGGGTCTCCCCATTATCATTATTATCCGTTGGAAGCCTTGCTGTTCACGGCTAATGCAGTAAAATGCCGGGGGATAAAACTGTTTGATAAGGATTTGCACGATATGTTTGTGGAACCGGTAAAGGGTACATATCCAGATTTATCTTTCCCTGCACATAGTGATGGATGGTATGGGGCTAATCTTCTGTCTCAATCAGCTTTGTATGAAGTAGGAAATGCCCGGTATAACGATCCTTTCCTGAAACGTGTACTGGAACTGACTTATGCTCAGAAAAAGAGACTGGATCCCGAAGCTTTGCTAAGTAACCAGTTGATAAAAGCATCCGAAGAGAGTCTGTTACAGAAGAGTTATTCATTTGATACTTCCGGTTTCTGCTTATTACGTAGTGATACACGCACCGTTGTATTGAAATTTGGTGGAGAAGGTATCGGACACGGTCATCCGGATAAACTTTCCATTACGATTCATGATGGTAAGAATGAGCTGGTATCTGACTTCGGAACTTCCGGTTATGGAGTTCCGGATTATTTGAAATGGTATAAGCGTACTCTTTCGCACAATACGGTGACTGTGGATGCTAAGGATCAGAAAAGGAGTGTGGGTAAACTTTTGAAGTTCAATCCCCGTTCTGACGGAGGATATGCTGAGGCAGAAACCACTACAGCTTATCCCGGAGTCAGGATGAAACGGAGCCTGGACTTAAAAGGTACACATTTGCAAGATGTATATACTTGTACATCCGATTCTTCTCATTTATACGAATATGTCATCCTGTTCAATGAGAAACCGCTTATGGATGGACAGCCGACAGCAACTACATTGACAGGCAGCGAGGTACATGAACGGATTCATAATATTTTCTCCTATCCTCATAAATCTGGTTTTACTTGCCGCACTTCTTCTGCTTCCGTACAATTCGATATTCCTGAGGGAGAAGTGATGGAAGTGGTATTGGGCGAGGCTTCGGGGATACCGGCCAATCCAACCGTTAAAGATGGACCGGGTGCGGGAGATGTAGCAGTAAAGCCTTGTTATCCACTGATTATCCGCATGAAAGGGAAGGCTATGAAGGTTGAAGCTAATTGGAATCTTACACGTATCAAGTAA
- a CDS encoding sialate O-acetylesterase has translation MKRSCFIIVLVVSFLLWAGGVQARITLPSFFSDGMVLQQQSSVAIWGNSDRKQQKVTIRTSWNNKKYTVTTDESGSWKVKVETSAYGGPYHIEVSDGETVQINDILIGEVWLCSGQSNMDMRVGGRYSDPVIGSLDVIVTSGNPGIRMFTVGSKMTSEPLTDCKGGWQEASSETVPEFSAAGYFFARKLNQVLGIPVGIIHASYGGSRVEAWMSKEGVAPYKDLPDVHNASILYNGMLSPVVGYGIRGCLWYQGEANVDAPDLYTQLFPSLVSDWRKQWGIGEFPFYYAQIAPFNYNKGEGKGKNSAYLREAQVKCLHLIPSSGMVVLTDVGDDRTIHPMEKETVGNRFAYLALGRTYGKKGFPVTGPLYKSMQTEGNKIILSFDEMGKGLTTYRQPLNGFEVAGEDRVFHPAHARFGKDAQTVIVSSPEVEQPVAVRYAFKDYIKGCLYNMSGLPASSFRTDNW, from the coding sequence ATGAAACGATCTTGCTTTATAATAGTCCTGGTTGTATCTTTCTTGCTTTGGGCGGGCGGGGTACAGGCACGAATAACATTACCGTCCTTTTTCTCGGATGGGATGGTGTTGCAGCAACAAAGTTCAGTTGCCATTTGGGGAAACAGTGACCGGAAACAGCAGAAGGTTACTATAAGGACTTCGTGGAATAACAAAAAATACACAGTAACGACTGATGAATCGGGTAGCTGGAAAGTAAAAGTGGAAACATCGGCATATGGCGGTCCCTACCACATTGAGGTGAGTGACGGCGAGACGGTACAAATTAATGATATATTGATTGGTGAGGTCTGGCTCTGTTCCGGTCAGTCTAATATGGATATGCGTGTAGGCGGTCGTTACAGTGATCCGGTGATAGGCTCGTTGGATGTGATTGTGACTTCAGGAAATCCCGGAATACGTATGTTTACAGTAGGAAGCAAAATGACCTCAGAACCGTTGACTGATTGTAAAGGTGGGTGGCAGGAAGCTTCATCGGAGACAGTTCCCGAGTTTTCGGCTGCGGGATACTTTTTTGCACGTAAACTAAATCAGGTGTTGGGTATTCCCGTAGGCATTATCCATGCCAGTTATGGAGGCTCACGGGTGGAAGCCTGGATGAGTAAAGAAGGTGTGGCGCCTTACAAAGACTTGCCGGATGTGCATAATGCTTCTATTCTTTATAATGGAATGTTGAGTCCTGTGGTCGGATATGGCATTCGGGGATGTTTATGGTATCAGGGGGAAGCAAATGTGGACGCACCTGATTTATATACGCAGTTGTTTCCCTCATTGGTGAGCGACTGGCGCAAACAATGGGGAATAGGGGAATTCCCCTTCTACTATGCCCAGATTGCTCCGTTCAATTATAATAAAGGAGAGGGGAAAGGCAAGAATTCGGCTTACCTGCGTGAAGCACAAGTGAAATGCCTTCATCTTATTCCTTCTTCGGGTATGGTTGTGCTGACGGATGTTGGCGATGACCGCACTATCCACCCTATGGAGAAAGAAACGGTGGGCAATCGGTTTGCTTATCTGGCCTTGGGGCGTACTTATGGTAAGAAGGGCTTTCCGGTAACAGGGCCGTTGTATAAATCTATGCAGACGGAGGGCAACAAGATTATCTTGTCGTTTGATGAAATGGGCAAAGGGCTGACTACTTATCGGCAACCCTTGAATGGTTTTGAAGTAGCCGGCGAGGATAGAGTATTTCATCCCGCCCATGCACGTTTTGGTAAAGATGCGCAAACGGTTATTGTCTCAAGCCCGGAAGTGGAACAACCTGTCGCGGTGCGTTATGCTTTTAAGGATTATATAAAGGGTTGCCTTTATAATATGTCCGGTCTTCCGGCATCTTCATTCAGAACAGATAACTGGTAA
- a CDS encoding glycoside hydrolase family 71/99-like protein — MKNKLFVTLGILGMSMLTYASPKHSQETSYPSYKGLIMAGYQGWFRGPQDGTNQGYGHYGAGKLFDEKHCTIDAWPDVSEYEKTYETSFRHADGRKARVFSSADKSTVDLHFKWMKEYGVDGVFVQRFFSYTRGDQQNSVPNRILANALEAASKYDRAIAVMYDLSGLKKSGEDCSLIMEDWKRLVDNQKVTNQAGKKTYLHHNGKPVVAIWGVGFPDRPYNIRNIGLDRLINFLQNDPVYGGCTVMLGVPTFWRTLEADCINDPYLHTVIKKADIVLPWTVQRFSPLLHNDMDRFRDLVIEDIRWCKENGVDYVPAVTPGFSWHNLSKLEFPDDVKPVGSIPRQGGRFYWQQLSTAMLAGAEMIYVAMFDEVDEGTAIFKCTGDHPVSDVAKFIDMDGQPSDHYLWLTGEAARMLRKEIPLTFKMPVRK; from the coding sequence ATGAAGAATAAGTTATTCGTTACTTTGGGCATCCTCGGCATGAGCATGTTGACTTATGCCAGCCCCAAACATTCTCAGGAAACTTCTTATCCAAGTTACAAAGGATTGATTATGGCAGGATACCAAGGTTGGTTTCGCGGCCCGCAGGATGGAACCAATCAAGGCTATGGCCATTATGGGGCCGGAAAGCTATTTGATGAGAAACATTGCACTATTGATGCATGGCCCGATGTGAGTGAATATGAAAAGACCTATGAGACGTCTTTCCGGCATGCCGATGGAAGAAAGGCACGTGTATTCAGTTCAGCGGACAAGTCTACTGTCGACCTGCACTTCAAGTGGATGAAGGAGTATGGGGTAGATGGAGTATTTGTGCAACGCTTTTTTAGCTACACCCGTGGAGACCAGCAAAACTCGGTACCGAACCGTATTTTAGCGAATGCCTTGGAAGCTGCTTCAAAGTATGACCGCGCCATAGCTGTCATGTATGATTTGTCCGGGTTGAAAAAGTCAGGTGAAGACTGTTCCCTGATTATGGAAGACTGGAAAAGGCTGGTAGACAATCAGAAGGTAACGAATCAGGCGGGGAAAAAGACTTATCTGCATCATAATGGAAAGCCCGTGGTAGCTATATGGGGAGTTGGTTTTCCCGACCGCCCTTATAATATCAGGAACATCGGTTTAGACCGTTTGATTAACTTCTTGCAGAATGATCCTGTTTATGGTGGTTGCACGGTGATGTTGGGTGTTCCTACTTTCTGGCGTACTCTGGAGGCTGATTGTATCAATGACCCCTATCTGCATACAGTGATTAAGAAAGCGGATATAGTTCTGCCATGGACTGTCCAGCGTTTTTCTCCTTTGTTGCATAACGACATGGACCGCTTCCGTGACTTGGTGATTGAAGATATCCGTTGGTGTAAGGAGAATGGCGTAGATTATGTTCCTGCCGTAACTCCCGGATTCAGTTGGCACAATCTTAGCAAACTGGAATTCCCGGATGACGTGAAGCCTGTTGGCAGTATTCCCCGTCAGGGAGGACGCTTCTATTGGCAACAGCTTTCTACTGCAATGTTGGCGGGCGCCGAGATGATTTATGTAGCCATGTTTGATGAAGTGGATGAGGGAACCGCCATCTTTAAATGTACGGGAGACCATCCGGTTAGTGATGTGGCCAAGTTTATTGATATGGACGGGCAGCCTTCCGACCATTATCTGTGGCTGACAGGCGAGGCTGCCCGCATGCTCAGGAAAGAGATTCCACTGACGTTTAAGATGCCCGTAAGAAAATAA
- a CDS encoding glycoside hydrolase family 2 protein, whose translation MFFGIAITKAQKVIFPRDFSPTEGLITPQEKPYRDEVCLNGYWELQCVPVPSSWKGGTGIAPELPAPQADKWETVKIKIPSAINVNDWGRGSNVGEGTRNPYTPSSVYYPSYPDNWKHTRMGWLRKNFRVPAGWNGKRLLLHFEAVAGDCVVLVNGKEVCHNFDSHLPFNADISDYVNRDADNELLVGVRHTKLFDKSHPVYTKMGAIYPTGSNTDDLIGIWQDVYLFGVPEVRITDVFVQPWVDRNKLVLEIALTNLSSKNKKIALNGVVKEWVNHAGKDVLTAPEINWSLGETALTIPSEPITLRAGESKTVTVRQKVDNNLKYWTPDTPNLYTLLLSLGDKKQTYDCKATRFGWRQLKLVGDEFQLNGKKIQCFGDIQHPFSAYICSRRFAYAWYQMIKDFGGNAVRPHAQPWPRVYYDLADEMGLMVLDETALFGSSIRLNFEEDLTWQRSHEHLKRLILRDRNHPSVIGWSAGNETFAIALLNKPTKEVAAVWDDKLVELTLSAKKIDSTRDFITLDGDRDMDGRLPVWSKHFSHGLKLEDLPKDLNKPLIVGESGATYYGRPIQLYPFIGERAFLSYEGRSEALAIDVYQNVKQMALPYLSYYSPSEVCWFGLEHMNLGYHDFNRLPDMTDGVFAGKLYEEGKPGYQYERVPPYVTTFNPGLDPQLPLYKPLPMFKALQAALKGGTWAPYKEVKHPAKPEMPLPLYKAAYMLGTVRPELLDFLAKVGVSLIDTPQKANLWIIDIENVTAEDLQKLQPVLKKWQKKGGMLLALSSGSKLSDAFCKWLPEDVKLTDRRASALETNKNTAWGSYFELPDLYFGEMDGDRYILKHGMTGELIEKGNTVFSASRTDWTLFNNTPEHWKCAQVVLYEALKKPEGAALATYAFGNVNMVLSVIDYRLWTKETSAFWKSLFKVMGIEVDKADTQNGNTKKKEHDLLMDGPTD comes from the coding sequence TTGTTCTTTGGGATAGCGATTACAAAAGCTCAAAAAGTAATATTTCCCCGTGACTTTTCACCGACTGAAGGGCTGATTACTCCACAAGAAAAACCTTATCGTGATGAAGTCTGCCTGAACGGATATTGGGAATTGCAATGTGTGCCTGTTCCTTCTTCCTGGAAAGGCGGTACGGGGATAGCCCCAGAACTACCCGCCCCCCAAGCTGACAAATGGGAAACGGTGAAGATAAAAATACCTTCCGCCATCAATGTGAACGACTGGGGAAGAGGCAGCAACGTAGGCGAAGGTACACGAAATCCCTACACGCCCAGCTCCGTTTACTACCCAAGCTATCCGGACAATTGGAAGCACACCCGTATGGGCTGGCTGCGTAAGAACTTCCGCGTGCCTGCCGGCTGGAACGGGAAACGCCTCTTGCTTCATTTTGAAGCCGTTGCCGGAGACTGCGTGGTGCTTGTGAATGGCAAAGAAGTCTGCCATAACTTCGATTCGCACCTTCCTTTCAATGCCGATATTTCCGATTACGTAAACCGTGATGCCGACAATGAACTGCTGGTCGGTGTACGCCACACCAAGTTGTTCGATAAATCGCACCCTGTATATACGAAGATGGGTGCCATTTACCCCACAGGTTCCAACACCGATGATTTGATTGGCATCTGGCAGGATGTCTATCTGTTCGGAGTGCCCGAAGTGCGGATAACAGATGTATTCGTGCAGCCCTGGGTAGACCGGAATAAACTGGTTTTGGAGATTGCCCTGACCAATCTCTCTTCCAAGAATAAGAAGATTGCCCTGAACGGCGTAGTCAAGGAATGGGTGAACCATGCCGGCAAAGACGTGCTGACCGCTCCCGAAATAAACTGGAGTCTGGGCGAGACCGCTCTCACCATCCCCTCCGAACCGATAACCCTCCGCGCAGGCGAAAGCAAGACCGTCACCGTGCGCCAGAAGGTGGACAATAACTTGAAATACTGGACTCCGGATACCCCCAACCTATATACCTTATTACTAAGCCTCGGCGACAAGAAGCAGACGTACGACTGTAAAGCCACCCGCTTCGGCTGGCGCCAGCTCAAGCTGGTGGGCGATGAGTTTCAGTTGAACGGCAAGAAGATACAGTGCTTCGGAGATATTCAGCATCCCTTCAGTGCCTATATCTGTTCGCGGCGTTTTGCGTATGCGTGGTATCAGATGATAAAGGACTTCGGAGGCAATGCCGTCCGTCCACATGCACAGCCCTGGCCGCGGGTGTACTACGACCTGGCAGACGAAATGGGTCTGATGGTATTGGATGAAACCGCCTTGTTCGGCAGCTCCATCCGCCTGAACTTTGAAGAAGACCTCACCTGGCAGCGTTCGCACGAGCATCTGAAAAGACTGATTCTGCGCGACCGGAACCATCCTTCCGTCATCGGTTGGAGTGCCGGAAATGAAACCTTCGCCATCGCCTTGCTCAACAAGCCGACGAAAGAAGTGGCCGCCGTTTGGGATGACAAGTTAGTGGAACTGACGTTGAGTGCCAAAAAAATCGATTCCACCCGTGACTTTATCACATTGGACGGCGACCGCGATATGGACGGACGCCTGCCCGTGTGGAGCAAGCACTTCTCGCATGGCCTGAAACTGGAAGACCTGCCCAAGGACCTGAATAAACCCCTGATTGTCGGCGAGTCGGGCGCCACCTACTACGGACGCCCCATCCAGCTCTACCCCTTTATCGGCGAACGGGCTTTCTTGTCTTACGAAGGCCGCAGCGAAGCCTTGGCAATAGATGTATATCAGAATGTGAAGCAGATGGCCCTTCCATACCTTTCTTATTACTCACCTTCGGAAGTCTGCTGGTTCGGACTGGAACACATGAACCTGGGCTACCATGACTTCAACCGCCTGCCAGACATGACGGACGGCGTCTTTGCCGGAAAACTCTACGAAGAAGGCAAGCCGGGCTATCAGTATGAGCGCGTGCCGCCCTACGTCACCACTTTCAATCCGGGGCTCGACCCACAACTTCCTCTATACAAACCGTTGCCTATGTTCAAAGCCTTGCAGGCTGCATTGAAAGGCGGCACATGGGCACCTTACAAAGAAGTGAAGCATCCGGCAAAGCCCGAAATGCCCCTGCCGCTCTACAAGGCTGCCTATATGCTTGGCACCGTCCGGCCGGAACTGCTTGATTTCCTTGCGAAAGTTGGTGTATCCCTGATCGATACTCCCCAAAAAGCCAATCTCTGGATTATTGATATCGAAAACGTGACGGCGGAAGACTTGCAGAAGCTTCAGCCCGTGCTGAAGAAATGGCAGAAAAAGGGCGGTATGCTGCTTGCCTTGAGTTCCGGCAGTAAGTTGAGTGATGCCTTCTGTAAATGGTTGCCGGAAGATGTGAAGCTGACAGACCGTCGTGCATCCGCCCTCGAAACCAATAAGAATACCGCTTGGGGAAGCTACTTTGAACTCCCCGACCTCTATTTCGGTGAAATGGACGGCGACCGCTATATCCTGAAACATGGCATGACCGGAGAACTGATAGAAAAAGGAAACACCGTGTTCAGTGCCTCACGTACGGACTGGACTTTGTTCAACAACACGCCCGAACACTGGAAGTGTGCACAGGTGGTTCTGTACGAAGCCTTGAAGAAACCGGAAGGAGCGGCCCTCGCCACATACGCTTTCGGAAATGTAAATATGGTTCTTTCCGTTATCGACTATCGCTTGTGGACGAAGGAAACAAGTGCTTTCTGGAAATCCCTGTTCAAGGTAATGGGTATTGAGGTGGACAAAGCGGATACGCAGAACGGGAATACAAAGAAAAAGGAGCATGATTTACTGATGGATGGCCCCACAGATTGA
- a CDS encoding sialate O-acetylesterase: MKKLSLNCMNENSSLHFPLLLIALLLFSISAEAKVKLPAVLADNMVLQQQTDVKLWGQAQPKATLIVKTSWNNKTYKATADNQGKWELSVATPPAGGPYEITFNDGEPLTLRNILIGEVWFCSGQSNMEMPMGGFDRQPAQGTNDIIAKAKASTPIRIYNTDSKDGRWIRQSSKTPQEDCLGEWLENTPENVSHTSAAAYYFARYIQEVLDVPVGIIISTLGGSKVEAWMSREAISPFKSIDLSILDNDEKIKNLTNTPCVLYNAKIAPFLNFAIKGFLWYQGESNRDNADLYKDLMPAFVKDLRSKWNRGEFPFYFVEIAPFNYEGADGTSAARMREVQLQNMKDIPNSGMVTTLDIGHPVFIHPMDKETVGNRLALWALAQTYGRKGFGYATPIYKSMEISGNKIYINVENAQRGLCPMWTSLEGFEIAGEDKVFYPAFAEIETSTTRLAVSSDKVPHPIAVRYAYKNYTTASVFNIYGLPLAPFRTDNW; encoded by the coding sequence ATGAAAAAATTATCCTTAAACTGTATGAATGAAAATTCATCATTGCACTTTCCGCTTCTTCTGATAGCACTCCTGCTTTTCTCAATCTCCGCAGAAGCCAAAGTAAAACTCCCCGCCGTGCTTGCCGACAACATGGTGCTGCAACAGCAAACCGACGTCAAACTCTGGGGACAGGCGCAACCCAAAGCCACCCTGATCGTTAAGACCTCCTGGAACAACAAAACGTATAAGGCGACAGCCGACAATCAAGGTAAATGGGAACTAAGCGTCGCCACTCCCCCCGCCGGAGGTCCCTACGAAATAACCTTCAATGACGGCGAACCGCTCACCCTAAGGAATATACTGATAGGTGAAGTATGGTTCTGCTCCGGACAGTCGAACATGGAAATGCCCATGGGCGGCTTCGACCGTCAACCGGCGCAAGGCACCAACGACATCATAGCCAAAGCCAAAGCATCCACTCCCATCCGCATTTATAATACAGACTCCAAAGACGGAAGATGGATACGCCAGTCCAGCAAGACCCCGCAGGAGGATTGCCTGGGAGAATGGCTGGAGAACACTCCGGAAAACGTGTCACATACCAGTGCGGCGGCTTACTACTTCGCCCGGTACATCCAGGAAGTGCTGGACGTTCCGGTCGGCATCATTATCTCCACCCTCGGCGGTTCCAAAGTGGAGGCATGGATGAGCCGGGAAGCCATATCCCCGTTCAAGAGCATCGACCTCTCCATTCTCGACAACGACGAAAAGATAAAGAACCTCACCAATACTCCCTGTGTGCTCTACAACGCCAAGATTGCCCCTTTCCTCAACTTTGCCATCAAGGGCTTCCTCTGGTATCAGGGAGAAAGCAACCGTGACAATGCCGATTTATACAAAGACCTGATGCCTGCCTTCGTCAAAGACCTGCGCAGCAAATGGAACCGAGGTGAGTTTCCGTTCTATTTCGTGGAGATAGCTCCTTTCAATTACGAAGGTGCCGACGGGACTTCCGCCGCCCGCATGCGCGAAGTGCAGTTGCAGAACATGAAGGATATTCCAAACAGCGGCATGGTGACTACCCTGGACATAGGCCATCCCGTCTTCATCCATCCCATGGACAAAGAGACCGTAGGTAACCGCCTGGCACTTTGGGCACTGGCGCAAACGTACGGACGCAAGGGATTCGGCTATGCAACTCCCATCTATAAATCAATGGAAATATCGGGAAACAAGATATATATTAATGTAGAGAACGCGCAACGGGGACTTTGCCCCATGTGGACTTCGCTCGAAGGATTCGAGATAGCCGGTGAAGACAAGGTTTTCTATCCGGCTTTTGCAGAAATAGAAACTAGTACCACCCGCCTAGCGGTATCGAGTGACAAAGTGCCGCACCCGATAGCCGTGCGCTATGCTTACAAGAATTATACGACGGCAAGTGTATTCAATATCTACGGTCTGCCGTTGGCTCCTTTCCGTACCGATAATTGGTAA